A window of Campylobacter cuniculorum DSM 23162 = LMG 24588 contains these coding sequences:
- the hypA gene encoding hydrogenase maturation nickel metallochaperone HypA, with the protein MHELSIVQSLIELCEQNALNHNAKLIKEVQVKIGRLSGVEPELFQRCFETFKESCVYCKEAKLTIQNAELEILCLSCHKESILKENVFKCPHCQSIDFKILSGEDLHLMRLVME; encoded by the coding sequence ATGCATGAATTAAGCATAGTGCAATCTTTAATCGAACTTTGTGAGCAAAATGCTTTGAATCACAATGCAAAACTCATCAAAGAAGTGCAAGTTAAAATAGGAAGATTAAGCGGTGTGGAACCTGAGCTTTTTCAAAGATGCTTTGAAACCTTTAAAGAAAGTTGTGTGTATTGTAAAGAAGCAAAACTTACAATCCAAAACGCTGAACTTGAAATTTTATGTTTAAGTTGTCATAAAGAAAGCATTTTAAAGGAAAATGTATTTAAATGTCCGCATTGCCAAAGTATTGATTTTAAGATACTTAGCGGAGAAGATTTGCATTTAATGCGTCTTGTGATGGAGTGA
- the hypE gene encoding hydrogenase expression/formation protein HypE encodes MKQISLAHGGGGEEMNELLSQMFKIFDNEILKASNDAAILGDLALSTDSFVLNPIFLDDEINIGKLCVCGSVNDILMVGAEPQFLSLALILEEGFELLKLEKILNSIKKECDKCGVLLVCGDTKVVPKGNGDEIYINTTALGKIISKKETQNIKEGLSILVSGDIGRHGASVLIKRNDLEANIQSDCKNLKDEVLGLLKQDIKVVAMRDATRGGLSAVLNEWAKQSGNDLLIFEENIKIKDEVLGLCELFGYEPYELANEGTFVLCVEKSDELKALEFLRQFNPNASIIGKVLGEKKSRVILENSFGAKRFLETPKGELLPRIC; translated from the coding sequence ATGAAACAAATTTCACTTGCACACGGCGGTGGTGGCGAAGAGATGAACGAGCTTTTATCTCAAATGTTTAAGATTTTTGATAATGAAATTTTAAAAGCAAGTAATGATGCTGCAATTTTAGGGGATTTAGCCTTAAGTACAGATTCTTTTGTTTTAAATCCTATTTTTTTAGACGATGAGATTAATATAGGAAAACTTTGTGTTTGTGGTTCAGTGAATGATATTTTAATGGTAGGAGCTGAACCTCAATTTTTAAGCTTAGCTTTGATTTTAGAAGAGGGTTTTGAGCTTTTAAAACTTGAAAAAATTTTAAATTCCATAAAAAAAGAATGCGATAAATGCGGAGTTTTGCTTGTGTGCGGGGACACAAAAGTTGTACCAAAAGGCAATGGAGATGAAATTTATATCAACACCACAGCTTTAGGAAAAATCATTTCTAAAAAAGAAACTCAAAACATTAAAGAGGGGCTAAGCATTCTAGTATCAGGTGATATTGGAAGACATGGAGCGAGTGTTTTGATTAAAAGAAATGATTTAGAAGCAAACATTCAAAGCGATTGCAAGAATTTAAAAGATGAGGTTTTAGGGCTTTTAAAACAGGATATTAAGGTCGTTGCAATGCGTGATGCTACAAGAGGGGGATTGAGTGCGGTGCTTAATGAATGGGCAAAGCAGAGTGGAAATGATTTATTGATTTTTGAGGAAAATATAAAGATTAAAGATGAGGTTTTAGGGCTTTGTGAGCTTTTTGGTTATGAGCCTTATGAACTTGCAAATGAAGGGACTTTCGTGCTTTGTGTGGAAAAAAGTGATGAATTAAAAGCCTTAGAATTTTTAAGACAATTCAACCCTAATGCGAGCATTATCGGTAAGGTTTTAGGCGAAAAAAAATCTCGCGTGATTTTAGAAAATTCCTTTGGAGCAAAACGTTTCTTAGAAACACCAAAGGGAGAACTTTTACCAAGAATTTGCTAA
- a CDS encoding class I SAM-dependent methyltransferase, with translation MNFLQNFFKEKKISEVVDCGCGDWQFSKNIDFSGIEYKGFDVASFVIEQNINRFQKENINFFLYDGNFNSLPSADLLICKDVLQHLNNIKINEFIANLSRFKFALITNDIAENVNSDCLNGRYRALDLRKAPFNLPLKVVFEITRMPKAPNMLTMLWENPKFK, from the coding sequence GTGAATTTCTTACAAAATTTTTTTAAAGAAAAGAAAATTTCAGAGGTGGTTGATTGTGGTTGTGGAGATTGGCAGTTTTCTAAAAATATTGATTTTAGTGGTATTGAGTATAAGGGTTTTGATGTAGCAAGTTTTGTGATAGAACAAAATATCAATCGATTCCAAAAAGAAAATATCAATTTTTTCCTTTACGATGGAAATTTTAATTCTCTTCCAAGTGCAGATTTACTGATTTGCAAAGATGTTTTACAGCATTTAAACAATATAAAAATTAATGAATTCATCGCTAATTTATCGCGTTTTAAATTCGCTCTTATTACAAATGATATTGCTGAAAATGTTAATTCTGATTGTCTTAATGGTCGATACAGAGCTCTTGATTTAAGAAAAGCACCTTTTAATCTCCCGTTAAAAGTCGTTTTTGAAATTACCAGAATGCCAAAGGCTCCAAATATGCTGACAATGTTATGGGAAAATCCTAAATTTAAGTGA
- the hypD gene encoding hydrogenase formation protein HypD, producing the protein MNFIDEFRDKNTILALKKAIEEKLTQDINIMEICGGHTHSIMKYALPSILPKQINFIHGPGCPVCVMPRNRIDTAIKLASMQDVIFCTLGDLLRVPGSSMSLLDLRAKGADVRALYSPLDVLRIALQNPAKKVIFFAIGFETTTPMSALLLQKVIEQKIENVFFHINHIVVPAPIEAIMSDENVKIDAFLGPSHVSVITGYHIYEPLAEKFRTPIVVSGFEPVDIMESVFNIVLQMNAKSAKVHNQYKRAVSYEGNVKAQNLVKYYFEPCDFEFRGLGLIKKGGLKLKDEFAKYDASKQFDCEVVSKNENKACICGQILRGLAKPYDCKVFGKACTPKSPIGSCMVSGEGACAAYYKYSKVN; encoded by the coding sequence ATGAATTTCATCGATGAATTTAGAGATAAAAATACCATTTTAGCTTTAAAAAAGGCTATAGAAGAGAAGCTCACTCAAGATATTAATATTATGGAAATTTGCGGAGGACATACGCATAGCATTATGAAATATGCTCTGCCGTCTATTTTGCCAAAGCAAATTAATTTCATTCATGGACCCGGCTGTCCCGTGTGTGTGATGCCAAGAAATCGCATTGATACAGCCATTAAACTTGCTTCAATGCAAGATGTGATATTTTGCACTTTGGGAGATTTGTTAAGGGTTCCGGGAAGTTCTATGTCTTTATTAGATTTAAGAGCAAAAGGAGCCGATGTTAGAGCTCTTTATTCTCCGCTTGATGTTTTACGAATCGCTTTGCAAAATCCGGCAAAAAAAGTGATTTTCTTTGCCATAGGTTTTGAAACAACAACTCCTATGAGTGCTTTACTCTTGCAAAAAGTGATAGAACAAAAGATTGAAAATGTCTTTTTTCATATCAATCATATCGTCGTACCAGCTCCGATTGAAGCGATTATGAGCGATGAAAATGTTAAAATTGATGCCTTTTTAGGACCCTCTCATGTGAGCGTGATTACAGGTTATCATATTTATGAGCCTTTGGCTGAAAAATTTCGCACTCCTATTGTTGTGAGTGGTTTTGAGCCTGTTGATATTATGGAGAGTGTTTTTAATATTGTCTTACAGATGAATGCTAAAAGTGCTAAGGTTCATAATCAATACAAAAGAGCTGTGAGTTATGAGGGAAATGTTAAGGCACAAAATTTAGTTAAATATTATTTTGAGCCCTGTGATTTTGAATTTAGGGGGCTTGGTTTGATTAAAAAAGGCGGTTTAAAACTTAAAGATGAATTTGCAAAATACGATGCAAGTAAGCAATTTGACTGCGAAGTTGTGAGCAAAAATGAAAACAAAGCCTGTATTTGCGGACAAATTTTAAGAGGTTTAGCTAAACCTTATGATTGCAAAGTCTTTGGTAAGGCTTGCACCCCAAAAAGTCCTATAGGAAGTTGCATGGTTTCAGGTGAGGGAGCTTGTGCAGCTTATTATAAATACTCAAAAGTCAATTGA
- a CDS encoding HypC/HybG/HupF family hydrogenase formation chaperone, whose protein sequence is MCLSIPSEILEIDEFNNALVQTLGVKRKVNLDLIDEPLQKGDFVLIHVGVAMEKIDKESATQSIKTYQEIVQKMQSGEISSDEGDLGLNEFHR, encoded by the coding sequence ATGTGTCTTTCTATACCTTCTGAAATTTTAGAAATTGATGAATTTAACAATGCTTTAGTCCAAACTTTGGGCGTCAAAAGAAAAGTGAATTTGGATTTAATTGACGAACCTTTGCAAAAAGGGGATTTTGTGCTTATTCATGTGGGTGTTGCAATGGAAAAAATCGATAAAGAATCCGCGACACAAAGCATCAAAACCTATCAAGAAATCGTTCAAAAGATGCAAAGTGGAGAAATTTCTTCAGACGAAGGAGATTTGGGGTTAAATGAATTTCATCGATGA
- the hypB gene encoding hydrogenase nickel incorporation protein HypB — MCKDCGCSISHHNHEHYHENKSENPSLKEEKTLEVLSKILNKNDEEAKHNRAHFNEAKVLCINLMSSPGSGKTTLLEETIKAFKGKMNIAVIEGDLETNNDSKRVSEAGAKAYQITTGQSCHLDAFMVHQALHHLEIKDCDLLFIENVGNLVCPASYDLGEHLNVVLLSVTEGSDKPQKYPVMFKKADIVLITKVDLAHHFDFDIKEASRLIKDLSPKADIIALDSKTGTNMELWYKLLEFKKELF, encoded by the coding sequence ATGTGTAAGGATTGCGGTTGCTCAATCTCTCATCATAATCATGAACATTATCATGAAAATAAAAGTGAAAATCCTAGTTTAAAAGAGGAAAAAACTTTAGAAGTTTTAAGCAAAATTTTAAATAAAAACGATGAAGAAGCAAAGCACAATAGAGCCCATTTTAATGAAGCTAAGGTGCTTTGTATCAATCTTATGAGCTCACCCGGAAGCGGTAAAACAACTTTACTTGAAGAAACAATTAAGGCTTTTAAAGGCAAGATGAATATCGCTGTGATTGAAGGAGATTTAGAAACAAATAATGATTCTAAAAGAGTGAGTGAAGCGGGTGCAAAAGCTTATCAAATCACAACAGGACAAAGCTGTCATCTGGATGCTTTTATGGTGCATCAAGCTTTGCATCATTTAGAAATTAAAGATTGTGATTTGCTTTTTATTGAAAATGTTGGAAATTTGGTTTGCCCTGCAAGTTATGATTTGGGAGAACATTTAAATGTGGTTTTGCTTTCAGTTACAGAGGGAAGTGATAAACCACAAAAATATCCTGTAATGTTTAAAAAAGCGGATATAGTGCTTATAACTAAGGTGGATTTGGCTCACCATTTTGATTTTGATATAAAAGAAGCGAGTCGTTTAATCAAAGATTTAAGCCCTAAAGCAGATATTATTGCCCTTGATTCTAAAACGGGAACAAATATGGAACTTTGGTATAAATTACTTGAATTTAAAAAGGAGTTGTTTTAA
- the hypF gene encoding carbamoyltransferase HypF, with protein MLPLGYKLEISGLVQGVGFRPLIYEIATQLKLFGEVYNDGFGVEIFLLCDEVKLNEFIEKLKVHLPPLARIDRLKSTLTRVKPYKDFVISNSKQSPKTAPILSDFSLCLKCKEEFYNPQNPRFLYPFITCTHCGPRFSIIKALPYDRKNTSMSEFLMCDFCQSEYENPLNRRFHAQPISCPHCEIKVNLKDTKGQILASKNKAFELCAKFLKEGKILAVKGMGGFHLMCDALNLSALKELRARKRRPKKPFALMCKDIKQAQNLAFIDEDEAKLLQSPLSPIVLLKAKQELECIAPDIDKIGIMLAYTPLHLLLFEYFEGVLVATSANLSGESIIFKEDVLLQKLKGIFDFYLDYEREIINPSDDSIAQIIGGKTMFLRTSRALNPCYIELDERDCKQSILALGAELKNEFVIYHQNKLIISPYIGDLKSLDTQERFFSLLDFFKQTYELEFDMILCDKHPHFSYVKQFKAYKTYKISHHYAHFCAALFEFGVDEKVLGFIFDGTGYGDDGTIWGGEIFLGDLKEYERIGHFENFKLINSDIKNLQNLALSVIWHYDLENEAKDFLAQIPQIKQNNLKKIYCKSTLLTSSLGRIIDAFGAIVFNQEKISYEAQIGLLCEKFYDKNLDFSYELSFQNGQINFKEVILGALKDEKSRAVTGFFNALANFMIELSEAYQVKVILSGGVFQNKTLLEILKRKKFDFFVPLKFPCNDSQIALGQMAHFLKLIKMSEI; from the coding sequence ATGTTGCCCTTAGGATATAAACTTGAAATTTCGGGTTTGGTTCAAGGAGTTGGTTTTAGACCCTTAATCTATGAAATAGCTACGCAATTAAAACTTTTTGGTGAGGTTTATAATGATGGTTTTGGTGTTGAGATATTTTTATTGTGCGATGAAGTTAAACTGAATGAATTTATAGAAAAATTAAAAGTTCATTTACCACCCCTAGCAAGGATAGATAGGCTTAAAAGCACTTTAACCAGAGTCAAACCCTATAAAGATTTTGTCATTTCTAACTCAAAGCAAAGCCCTAAAACTGCACCTATTCTTAGTGATTTTAGTCTTTGTTTAAAATGCAAAGAAGAATTTTATAACCCTCAAAATCCTAGATTTTTATACCCTTTCATCACTTGCACACATTGTGGTCCTAGATTTTCTATTATTAAAGCCTTGCCTTATGATAGAAAAAATACAAGCATGAGTGAATTTTTAATGTGTGATTTTTGTCAAAGCGAATATGAAAATCCGCTCAACCGCCGTTTTCACGCACAACCCATTTCTTGTCCTCATTGTGAGATTAAAGTGAATTTAAAAGATACAAAGGGGCAAATTTTAGCTTCAAAAAATAAAGCCTTTGAGCTTTGTGCAAAATTTTTAAAAGAAGGAAAAATTCTAGCTGTTAAAGGAATGGGCGGATTTCATCTTATGTGTGATGCTTTGAATTTAAGTGCTTTAAAAGAATTAAGGGCAAGAAAAAGGCGTCCTAAAAAACCCTTTGCTCTCATGTGTAAGGATATAAAACAAGCTCAAAATTTAGCTTTTATTGATGAAGATGAAGCAAAATTACTTCAAAGTCCTTTAAGTCCTATTGTGCTTTTAAAGGCAAAACAAGAGCTTGAATGCATCGCTCCTGATATTGATAAAATAGGCATAATGCTTGCTTATACTCCGCTTCATCTTTTGTTGTTTGAGTATTTTGAAGGTGTTTTGGTTGCTACGAGTGCAAATTTAAGTGGCGAGAGTATTATTTTTAAAGAAGATGTTTTACTTCAAAAACTTAAGGGAATTTTTGATTTTTATTTAGATTATGAAAGAGAGATTATCAATCCAAGTGATGATAGCATTGCTCAAATCATAGGGGGTAAAACGATGTTTTTACGTACTTCTAGAGCTTTAAATCCTTGCTATATCGAGCTTGATGAGAGGGATTGTAAGCAAAGTATTTTGGCTTTAGGAGCAGAGCTTAAGAATGAATTTGTGATTTATCATCAAAATAAGCTTATCATTTCGCCCTATATAGGTGATTTAAAAAGCTTAGACACTCAAGAAAGATTTTTTTCTTTGCTTGATTTTTTTAAACAAACTTATGAATTAGAGTTCGATATGATTTTATGTGATAAACATCCGCATTTTAGTTATGTCAAGCAGTTTAAAGCTTATAAAACTTACAAAATTTCTCATCATTATGCACATTTTTGTGCTGCTTTATTTGAATTTGGCGTTGATGAAAAGGTTTTGGGTTTTATTTTTGATGGCACAGGTTATGGAGATGATGGGACAATTTGGGGCGGAGAAATCTTTTTGGGAGATTTAAAAGAATATGAAAGGATAGGACATTTTGAAAATTTTAAGTTGATTAATAGCGACATTAAAAATCTACAAAATTTGGCTTTAAGCGTGATATGGCATTATGATTTAGAAAATGAAGCAAAGGATTTTTTAGCTCAAATTCCACAAATAAAACAAAACAATCTTAAAAAAATTTATTGTAAATCCACGCTTTTAACAAGCTCTTTAGGAAGGATTATTGATGCCTTTGGTGCCATTGTTTTTAATCAAGAAAAAATATCTTATGAGGCTCAAATAGGACTTTTGTGTGAAAAATTTTATGATAAAAATCTTGATTTTTCTTATGAGCTTTCTTTTCAAAACGGGCAGATTAATTTTAAAGAAGTGATTTTAGGAGCCTTAAAAGATGAAAAGAGCAGGGCAGTTACGGGATTTTTCAATGCTTTGGCAAATTTTATGATTGAATTGAGCGAAGCATATCAAGTTAAGGTTATTTTAAGTGGAGGTGTTTTTCAAAATAAAACCTTGCTTGAAATTTTAAAAAGAAAAAAATTTGATTTTTTTGTGCCTTTGAAATTTCCTTGTAATGATAGTCAAATTGCACTCGGACAAATGGCACATTTTTTAAAATTGATAAAGATGAGTGAAATTTAA
- a CDS encoding M48 family metallopeptidase produces MAKQSSCVKSFFFKNRVFFYQRKKIKNLRLKLNEKGEFHLSIPQFCPKSFVCEFLEKNESWMQKVLLQFQRQKSFLKENEILFLGKKYILNWDCKLNKTYFSKDCIYSPSRQDFEKFMRKNARKIFLTYLKKWEKITGLQSTHLSIKTMKTRLGSCNSKKGYINLNLKLLEKRLILIEYVILHEIAHLKHANHGREFYAFLEKFMPDFRMREKEF; encoded by the coding sequence ATGGCAAAACAAAGCTCTTGTGTGAAGAGTTTTTTCTTTAAAAATCGCGTTTTTTTCTATCAAAGAAAAAAGATTAAAAATCTTCGTTTAAAGCTTAATGAAAAAGGAGAATTTCATTTAAGCATTCCTCAATTTTGTCCTAAAAGTTTTGTCTGTGAATTTTTAGAAAAAAATGAATCTTGGATGCAAAAAGTTTTGTTGCAGTTTCAAAGGCAAAAATCTTTTTTAAAAGAAAATGAAATTTTATTTTTGGGTAAAAAATATATTTTAAATTGGGATTGTAAGTTAAACAAGACCTATTTTTCAAAAGATTGTATTTATAGCCCTTCAAGACAGGATTTTGAAAAATTTATGAGAAAAAATGCTCGAAAAATTTTTCTTACATATCTTAAAAAATGGGAAAAAATCACAGGACTTCAAAGCACACATTTAAGCATTAAAACTATGAAAACGCGTCTGGGTTCTTGCAACAGCAAAAAAGGCTATATCAATTTAAATTTAAAGCTTTTAGAAAAAAGACTTATCTTGATTGAATATGTGATTTTACACGAAATTGCACATTTAAAACATGCAAATCATGGCAGAGAATTTTATGCTTTTTTAGAAAAATTTATGCCCGATTTTAGAATGAGAGAAAAAGAATTTTAG
- a CDS encoding MATE family efflux transporter, translating into MAKKQLSLKHLSIPIFSDLFSKYLSLIINTAMVSQYSNFLVGAMGAGNQIFDLFITIFSFLSVGCSVVVSQAIGAKNSILARKVIHQSLTLNTFLGLICGFLIVIFAKDLLVLLKIPKELINDGVIYLQMLGICLFFDAIGIVLAGIIRVYNKAYWVMFLSFLMDIIILIGNFYTLHWTKLELFGIGLSNILGRIVVIFLLFFLLIFKLKIHLKLKELFEFEKNVLSKILNIGGFSAGENLLWIIQYTIAFGFVASLGKENLSVQTIYFQISLIIMLVGQAISLANEIITGKLVGARYVNVAYKHTWTALYLSVLASGVVAVLNYALQDFTMSLLDLKEELRKLMIPLFALSIFLEISRTFNIVIVNALRASGDAKFPFFSGLVFMIGLSLPLGFVLCFYAGLGILGVWIGFCADEFLRGLVNSYRWKSKKWQNKALV; encoded by the coding sequence ATGGCAAAAAAACAGCTTTCTTTAAAGCATTTAAGCATTCCTATTTTTTCGGATTTATTTTCAAAATATCTTTCTTTAATCATCAATACAGCTATGGTCTCTCAATATTCTAATTTTTTAGTTGGAGCTATGGGAGCTGGAAATCAAATTTTTGATTTATTTATCACAATTTTTAGTTTTTTGAGTGTGGGTTGTAGTGTTGTTGTTTCCCAAGCCATTGGAGCTAAGAATTCAATTTTGGCTCGAAAAGTCATTCATCAAAGCCTAACTTTAAATACATTTTTAGGACTTATTTGTGGATTTTTGATTGTCATTTTTGCAAAGGATTTGCTTGTACTCTTAAAGATTCCTAAAGAACTCATCAATGATGGGGTGATTTATTTGCAAATGTTAGGAATTTGCTTGTTTTTTGATGCAATTGGCATTGTATTGGCTGGAATCATTAGGGTTTATAACAAGGCTTATTGGGTGATGTTTTTAAGCTTTTTAATGGATATAATCATTCTTATAGGAAATTTTTACACTCTTCATTGGACAAAATTAGAGCTTTTTGGTATAGGCTTGAGCAATATTTTAGGACGCATTGTTGTAATTTTTTTGCTTTTTTTCCTGTTGATTTTTAAGCTTAAAATTCATCTTAAATTGAAAGAATTGTTTGAATTTGAAAAAAATGTTTTGAGTAAGATTTTAAACATAGGCGGTTTTTCAGCTGGAGAGAATTTGCTTTGGATTATTCAATATACTATAGCTTTTGGCTTTGTGGCGAGTTTGGGTAAAGAAAATTTAAGTGTTCAAACGATTTATTTTCAAATTTCTTTAATCATCATGCTTGTAGGACAAGCCATCAGTTTAGCCAATGAGATTATCACCGGAAAACTTGTAGGAGCAAGATATGTGAATGTGGCCTATAAACATACTTGGACGGCTTTGTATTTAAGTGTATTAGCAAGTGGAGTTGTGGCTGTGCTCAATTATGCTTTGCAAGATTTTACGATGAGTTTGCTTGATTTAAAAGAAGAGCTTAGAAAATTGATGATTCCTTTGTTTGCCCTTTCAATTTTTCTTGAAATTTCAAGGACTTTTAATATTGTTATTGTCAATGCCTTAAGAGCAAGTGGCGATGCGAAATTTCCATTTTTTAGCGGTTTGGTTTTTATGATAGGACTTTCTTTGCCTTTGGGTTTTGTGCTTTGTTTTTATGCTGGACTTGGAATTTTGGGAGTTTGGATTGGATTTTGTGCCGATGAGTTTTTAAGAGGACTTGTCAATTCTTATCGATGGAAGAGTAAAAAATGGCAAAACAAAGCTCTTGTGTGA
- the lpxD gene encoding UDP-3-O-(3-hydroxymyristoyl)glucosamine N-acyltransferase, which yields MKLKEIAEFLSLDYRGEDLEITALNSLLRANFTELTYCDGEKNIKDVPHTGAGAILIKQEYENLVPKDTKVLISPNPHLSFAFLSKLFAKPLFSNVKEKKQDIAKSAKIMPNVYIGDNVNIGENVVIMAGAYIGDNVSIGDESIIHPNVVIYNDSKIGKKCHLLANCVIGSDGFGYAHNKNGEHYKIYHNGNVILEDYVEIGACATIDRAVFNSTIIKRGTKIDNLVQIGHNCNIGQNCLIIAQTGISGSTELGRSVVMGGQSATSGHLKIGDFSTIAARGGVSKNLGGGRVYGGFPIMLQKDWLRLQAKIALNFKDKD from the coding sequence ATGAAATTAAAAGAAATTGCAGAATTTTTAAGTTTAGATTATAGGGGTGAAGACTTAGAAATCACGGCTTTAAATTCTTTGCTTAGAGCAAATTTTACAGAGCTGACTTATTGTGATGGTGAGAAAAACATTAAAGATGTTCCCCATACCGGTGCAGGAGCAATTTTAATCAAACAAGAATATGAAAATTTAGTTCCTAAAGATACTAAGGTTTTAATCAGTCCTAATCCGCATTTAAGTTTTGCTTTTTTAAGTAAGCTTTTTGCAAAACCTTTATTTTCTAATGTGAAAGAAAAAAAACAAGACATAGCAAAAAGTGCAAAAATAATGCCAAATGTCTATATAGGTGATAATGTAAATATAGGTGAAAATGTTGTAATTATGGCAGGAGCTTATATAGGTGATAATGTAAGTATAGGTGATGAGAGTATTATTCACCCTAATGTTGTGATTTATAATGACAGCAAAATTGGTAAAAAATGTCATTTGCTTGCAAATTGTGTGATAGGAAGCGATGGTTTTGGCTATGCACATAACAAAAATGGAGAGCATTATAAAATTTATCATAATGGCAATGTGATTTTAGAAGATTATGTAGAAATTGGAGCTTGTGCAACGATTGATAGGGCTGTGTTTAATAGCACCATTATCAAAAGAGGCACAAAAATTGATAATCTTGTTCAAATTGGGCATAATTGTAATATAGGACAAAATTGCCTCATTATTGCACAAACAGGAATTTCAGGTTCGACTGAGTTAGGACGCAGTGTTGTGATGGGCGGACAAAGTGCCACAAGCGGACATTTAAAAATTGGAGATTTTAGCACTATTGCTGCAAGAGGCGGGGTGAGTAAAAATTTAGGAGGTGGAAGAGTTTATGGGGGTTTTCCTATTATGCTTCAAAAAGATTGGCTTAGACTTCAAGCAAAAATTGCTTTGAATTTTAAAGATAAAGATTAA
- the ilvN gene encoding acetolactate synthase small subunit, whose protein sequence is MRRVLSVIVLNEHGVLSRIVGLFSGRGYNIDSLTVAPLSGGEFSRVNIVTSGNERVFEQIVKQLHKLIPTYKVIESEEFIEKEMALVKIPLSENLGGLDAVLKAYNGTIANSNENFLFLMVADDVNRIDNFLKTIKKYSPSDIVRSGSVLMEIK, encoded by the coding sequence ATGAGAAGAGTTTTATCAGTCATTGTTTTAAATGAGCATGGCGTTTTATCGCGTATTGTAGGACTTTTTTCTGGTAGAGGTTATAATATTGACTCTCTTACGGTTGCTCCTTTATCTGGCGGAGAATTTTCTCGGGTTAATATTGTAACTTCGGGAAATGAAAGAGTTTTTGAGCAAATTGTAAAGCAACTTCACAAACTCATTCCAACCTATAAGGTCATAGAAAGTGAGGAATTTATAGAAAAAGAAATGGCTTTGGTTAAAATTCCTTTGAGTGAAAATTTAGGCGGACTTGATGCGGTTTTAAAAGCCTATAATGGCACGATTGCAAATAGCAATGAAAATTTTTTATTTTTAATGGTTGCTGATGATGTCAATCGTATTGATAATTTTTTAAAAACAATTAAAAAATATAGCCCTAGCGATATAGTTCGCAGTGGTTCTGTTTTAATGGAGATTAAATGA